A single Anaeromyxobacter diazotrophicus DNA region contains:
- a CDS encoding choice-of-anchor D domain-containing protein: MRTHLSLRNRCSSLAVLALLLAAGAACGSKSRAARATAATARGRATPLTNVAGTPIHLTARRMTTTLRDGTPSPMWGFCETSACPASGAWAPGPTIYARAGDALQIDLTNELPVPTSLVVLGQLGGGLGSPQKMDSPAHPGQAFTTFPGNAPAPIPFVPPVQGQRVRSFGAEVPAATTSILTWSSLRPGTYLYETGTLPSLQVPMGLYGLLVVTTAPSGSGGSFTPGTAYPGVSYDDDAALLFSEIDPAQNAAVDAAAVAGTDLNRRFDDPACSAASPCYPAAVNYTPTYFLINGQPFDETAPQGSAFTVGDTAAYRSGNVLLRLANAGSRTHVPTVVGLKLALVGEDGNLAPGNPKVQDVALLTAGKTYDVVVKPPAAAGGASYAAGTYPVFDRALSLGTANHPDGGMQGFLLVNHAAAPTVTSLVDGVSVTVPVAGAPGNLPTAVTPAANPDSFNVPYGRSFSASVTANDVAITRVALGSGPSHGLLALAPDGGFTYTPSSGFSGADQFTYVGNGVPALTATVTLNVAAKLTGDANRPVAAPDSYTSSLATKLSVPRPGVLANDADPNGFPLTAGGVSGSTCDSVALAPDGSFSVTVAGTPPPPSCQFSYTATNSQQTSSAPALVTVSFGLAGGVSGLAVSVVDAASGAAIPDYRWTLQEDLTFKHDPSGTPALSTRTIGTSFHRSHMPIVATGCVGPVSCGSGQSAGGVTISDADALARQTTPDQVVLDPTKSYYLSILPGDGSPPGHAMGGGQVTLAHGAWAKLTVKLQATPLVPAQLSVYIYEDSAPTNGQNEDTESGLGGFNIILVDPAGRTGDPAGQQTYDAFNMPLSNALLGTPGCPDEQNPGTNGTGTSAAGNLVGAVYTCPNDPNAGTPAANPARYALAGHALIKNLTPARYDVIAHPGAAREGAGEVWWQTETLEGTPAQDAFVGINEPVYFQEFGPPGPHTTVGFVNPARVASYAAAHGLTGSHVVTGKVTNQHMSRPSDVTLWDSGSYDLLSSTTCRVVLNSQAGNGPAIAAAQCNPDGTFTLSGVAAGEYDLAVFDQWLDQIIQNVAVSVPAAVATVALGDLPVLSWFTQYDQNIFMDTNGNGKYDPGEPGISNVPLTVRYRNGAPSNVTLSDSNGNGILVELFPLFNWYVAEADTTRYKQTGVHVVVDGGGKPDASGPGAGLWTSTYANPDDGSTERTEQPGALSYGLQGFISQRNRVDWGRAPYAKGENGGIVGTVVYSSTRPFDDMRFNVQTIWEPLVPRVPVNLYQKRTLPDGTEALTLVDSTTTSSFDDYVNRVYGADGGQYLLGSDGKLRDPDSGAPAPAAAYPAGRQVNLQCPGQVATDPFVGYTLGAGDRQRCYDGWHAWNQVQAAPYDGRYTFPSPAYAAAHPLTAAQRAAGQTLVSLPTGTYVVEIVPPPGYQIVKEEDKNILIGDTFVAPATQQFGALASVFILPDQATLGNANPNNPGTGDPGFQSNPTTNLGVYGLSNATTFPECVGNLHRVPDFLSLYPQAQQVAPFAGMDRPLCDRKQVVLNDQMQASAYFFVFTEVPAASNNTGIILDDASSEFNAVSPDFGEKASVPFVPVSIKDFTGLEISRTYSDQWGAYNMMTPSSWLVNPPTPSGYGPNMLVTCINDPGPIADPATGQLVTDPHYNPAYSNFCYTNPYMPGQTTYLDTPVLPIAAFAAGYNPADCALPDGAPAIQRVDSSAGFGPWLPTAGGTLTITAQGDQQVPNPAYAGPFAAGGLASQTTIARHYGFGDARGTLKIGDVDLTSRVTGWTDAAITVAVPAHTPSGELAITTAAGKASVDTVTVTLEDRAPTRVSSGMAIQDAIDLANPGELILVDAGTYSELLIMWKPVRLQGVGAGAVIVNAAKYPTSKLAAWRPRINALFAIDPVTGNQLGPSQVDPLPSQEITGGVVLLEPSVLGSEEGAGITVLAKNLPASACGVTGSPGWDSNFRCAPSRIDGIAVTGGDAGGGIYVNGWAHDLEISNNRVYGNAGAYHGGIRVGVPYLELESLPTGPRGEVLLDGQRIAGFGYDEHVRIHHNAITKNGTVEAPAGSGGAGGGVSICTGTDHYSVDHNFVCGNYGGSDGGGIGHLGFSQGGLIAYNQILFNQSFQQTSSTHGGGIAVAGEPPVAGAVSLGTGDLTIDANLIRGNFAEGGQGGGIRLQQVNGADVSAFGQPARWHKVTLSNNMIVDNVAGWAGGGVSLADAVNVSIVNNTVASNDSAGIAGVVLAGGVALPGATPGTAGAGRPSPSGIVSERTSAALLSQFRNAGQRTANAISRPELVNDIVWRNRSFYYSGDGRLCVGNSLAATAGACTTLPDQATSGQCPAGAAYWDLGVLGDASAVPGAVHLDPSYSILTSLAGYGGVGNKASDPQLVQPYCNGSRAVPELASVINPPSPKNLQVAATVDEGNNYVNLRYGPLYLANPVTGAAVGDDHLGGAVVSAGVVTGSTSPAFNAGTATDAPDHDFDGQPRPLAGAYDIGADEFLVPSPILAVSPSPLSFSAVSVNTTRTLSVTVSNAAAATANLVLGAPTLTAGTSGSSQPARYSLGTTCPSGGAGLAPGASCAIAVTFAPTAVTLPSTQTATLRVVATNAPSTTVALSGTGVVPVYRITPGPLTGHGFGNQAVGTASAPFQLTVTNGGSFPLAGGELWLTGDPLLTGTYAGQFRGAFRAGDTCTATTHLAAGASCTFSVAFAPTSAGAKGTSALNAGARVDVAHAPGAVNGGGAGSPVWGTGVATTALAAPAR, translated from the coding sequence ATGCGAACCCATCTCTCCCTGCGCAATCGCTGCTCCTCGCTGGCCGTCCTCGCCCTCCTGCTCGCCGCCGGCGCGGCGTGCGGCTCGAAGAGCCGCGCCGCCCGCGCCACGGCGGCCACCGCCCGCGGCCGCGCGACGCCGCTCACCAACGTGGCCGGCACGCCCATCCACCTCACCGCGCGGCGCATGACCACCACCCTGCGCGACGGCACGCCTTCGCCGATGTGGGGCTTCTGCGAGACGAGCGCCTGCCCCGCGAGCGGCGCCTGGGCCCCGGGCCCGACCATCTACGCCCGGGCGGGCGACGCGCTGCAGATCGACCTCACGAACGAGCTGCCGGTGCCGACCTCGCTGGTGGTGCTGGGGCAGCTCGGCGGCGGCCTCGGCTCGCCGCAGAAGATGGACAGCCCGGCGCACCCGGGCCAGGCGTTCACGACCTTCCCCGGCAACGCGCCGGCGCCCATCCCCTTCGTGCCGCCGGTCCAGGGGCAGCGGGTCCGCTCCTTCGGCGCCGAGGTGCCCGCCGCCACCACCAGCATCCTGACCTGGTCGAGCCTGCGGCCGGGGACCTACCTCTACGAGACGGGCACGCTCCCGTCGCTCCAGGTGCCGATGGGCCTGTACGGCCTGCTCGTCGTGACCACCGCCCCGTCGGGCTCGGGCGGGAGCTTCACGCCCGGCACGGCGTACCCCGGCGTGAGCTACGACGACGACGCGGCGCTCCTGTTCAGCGAGATCGACCCGGCGCAGAACGCCGCGGTCGACGCCGCCGCCGTCGCCGGGACCGACCTCAACCGCCGCTTCGACGACCCGGCCTGCTCCGCCGCCTCGCCCTGCTACCCGGCGGCCGTGAACTACACGCCGACCTACTTCCTCATCAACGGGCAGCCGTTCGACGAGACGGCCCCCCAGGGCTCCGCGTTCACGGTCGGAGACACCGCCGCCTACCGTAGCGGCAACGTCCTGCTGCGGCTCGCGAACGCGGGCTCGCGCACCCACGTCCCGACCGTCGTCGGGCTGAAGCTGGCGCTGGTGGGCGAGGACGGGAACCTCGCGCCCGGGAACCCCAAGGTCCAGGACGTGGCCCTGCTCACCGCCGGCAAGACCTACGACGTGGTGGTGAAGCCACCGGCGGCCGCCGGCGGGGCGTCCTACGCCGCCGGCACCTACCCGGTGTTCGACCGCGCGCTGAGCCTCGGCACCGCCAACCACCCCGACGGCGGCATGCAGGGCTTCCTGCTGGTGAACCACGCGGCCGCCCCGACCGTCACCTCGCTCGTCGACGGCGTCTCGGTGACCGTCCCGGTGGCGGGCGCGCCGGGGAACCTGCCCACGGCCGTCACGCCCGCCGCCAACCCGGACAGCTTCAACGTCCCGTACGGCCGTAGCTTCAGCGCCAGCGTGACGGCCAACGACGTCGCCATCACCCGCGTGGCGCTGGGGAGCGGCCCGAGCCACGGCCTCCTCGCCCTCGCGCCGGACGGCGGCTTCACCTACACGCCCTCCTCCGGCTTCAGCGGCGCCGACCAGTTCACCTACGTGGGCAACGGCGTGCCCGCGCTGACGGCGACGGTGACGCTGAACGTCGCCGCGAAGCTCACCGGCGACGCGAACCGCCCGGTCGCGGCCCCCGACAGCTACACCAGCAGCCTCGCCACCAAGCTCAGCGTCCCCCGGCCCGGCGTGCTGGCGAACGACGCCGATCCCAACGGGTTCCCGCTCACCGCGGGCGGGGTGAGCGGCAGCACCTGCGACTCCGTCGCGCTCGCGCCGGACGGCTCGTTCAGCGTCACCGTCGCAGGGACGCCGCCCCCGCCCTCCTGCCAGTTCTCCTACACCGCGACCAACTCCCAGCAGACCTCGAGCGCCCCCGCCCTGGTGACGGTGAGCTTCGGCCTCGCCGGCGGGGTGTCGGGGCTGGCCGTCTCGGTGGTGGACGCCGCCAGCGGCGCGGCCATCCCCGACTACCGCTGGACCCTGCAGGAGGACCTCACCTTCAAGCACGACCCGAGCGGCACCCCGGCGCTCAGCACGCGCACCATCGGCACGAGCTTCCACCGGAGCCACATGCCCATCGTGGCGACCGGCTGCGTCGGCCCGGTGAGCTGCGGCAGCGGCCAGTCCGCCGGCGGCGTCACGATCTCGGACGCCGACGCCCTGGCGCGCCAGACGACGCCGGACCAGGTCGTGCTCGATCCGACCAAGAGCTACTACCTCTCGATCCTCCCCGGGGACGGCAGCCCCCCGGGCCACGCCATGGGCGGCGGCCAGGTCACGCTCGCTCACGGCGCCTGGGCGAAGCTCACCGTCAAGCTCCAGGCGACGCCGCTCGTGCCGGCGCAGCTCAGCGTCTACATCTACGAGGACAGCGCCCCGACGAACGGCCAGAACGAGGACACCGAGAGCGGCCTCGGCGGCTTCAACATCATCCTCGTGGATCCGGCCGGCCGCACCGGCGATCCGGCGGGCCAGCAGACCTACGACGCCTTCAACATGCCGCTCTCGAACGCGCTCCTCGGCACGCCGGGCTGCCCGGACGAGCAGAACCCCGGCACGAACGGCACCGGGACGTCGGCGGCGGGCAACCTCGTCGGCGCCGTCTACACCTGCCCCAACGATCCGAACGCCGGCACCCCGGCGGCCAATCCGGCCCGGTACGCGCTCGCCGGGCACGCGCTCATCAAGAACCTCACCCCGGCCCGCTACGACGTCATCGCGCACCCCGGCGCGGCCCGCGAGGGCGCGGGCGAGGTGTGGTGGCAGACCGAGACGCTGGAGGGCACGCCCGCCCAGGACGCGTTCGTCGGCATCAACGAGCCGGTCTACTTCCAGGAGTTCGGCCCGCCCGGCCCGCACACCACCGTCGGCTTCGTGAACCCGGCGCGCGTCGCGAGCTACGCCGCCGCCCACGGCCTGACGGGCAGCCACGTCGTCACCGGCAAGGTGACGAACCAGCACATGTCCCGCCCCTCCGACGTGACGCTGTGGGACTCGGGCTCCTACGACCTCCTGTCCTCCACGACCTGTCGGGTGGTGCTCAACTCCCAGGCCGGGAACGGGCCGGCCATCGCCGCCGCCCAGTGCAACCCCGACGGCACCTTCACGCTGAGCGGCGTCGCGGCCGGCGAGTACGACCTGGCGGTCTTCGACCAGTGGCTCGACCAGATCATCCAGAACGTGGCGGTGAGCGTCCCGGCCGCGGTGGCGACCGTCGCCCTCGGCGATCTGCCGGTGCTGAGCTGGTTCACGCAGTACGACCAGAACATCTTCATGGACACCAACGGGAACGGGAAGTACGACCCCGGCGAGCCCGGGATCTCCAACGTCCCGCTCACCGTGCGCTACCGCAACGGCGCGCCCTCGAACGTCACGCTCAGCGACAGCAACGGGAACGGCATCCTGGTCGAGCTCTTCCCGCTCTTCAACTGGTACGTCGCCGAGGCCGACACCACGCGCTACAAGCAGACGGGCGTCCACGTGGTCGTCGACGGCGGCGGCAAGCCGGACGCGAGCGGCCCCGGCGCCGGCCTGTGGACCTCCACCTACGCCAACCCCGACGACGGCTCGACCGAGCGGACGGAGCAGCCCGGCGCGCTCAGCTACGGCCTGCAGGGCTTCATCAGCCAGCGGAACCGCGTCGACTGGGGCCGCGCGCCCTACGCGAAGGGGGAGAACGGCGGGATCGTCGGGACGGTCGTCTACTCCTCCACCCGTCCCTTCGACGACATGCGCTTCAACGTGCAGACCATCTGGGAGCCGCTCGTCCCGCGCGTCCCGGTGAACCTGTACCAGAAGCGCACGCTGCCCGACGGCACCGAGGCGCTGACGCTCGTCGACTCGACCACCACCTCCAGCTTCGACGACTACGTGAACCGGGTGTACGGCGCCGACGGCGGCCAGTACCTCCTCGGCTCCGACGGCAAGCTCCGCGATCCCGACAGCGGCGCCCCCGCGCCCGCCGCGGCCTACCCGGCCGGCCGGCAGGTCAACCTGCAGTGCCCGGGGCAGGTCGCCACCGATCCCTTCGTCGGCTATACGCTGGGCGCCGGCGACCGCCAGCGCTGCTACGACGGCTGGCACGCCTGGAACCAGGTGCAGGCCGCGCCCTACGACGGCCGCTACACCTTCCCCAGCCCGGCGTACGCCGCCGCCCACCCGCTGACCGCGGCGCAGCGCGCCGCCGGTCAGACGCTGGTGAGCCTGCCGACCGGCACCTACGTGGTCGAGATCGTCCCGCCGCCCGGCTACCAGATCGTCAAGGAGGAGGACAAGAACATCCTCATCGGCGACACCTTCGTGGCGCCCGCCACCCAGCAGTTCGGCGCCCTCGCCAGCGTCTTCATCCTGCCCGACCAGGCCACCCTCGGGAACGCCAACCCGAACAACCCGGGCACCGGCGACCCCGGCTTCCAGAGCAACCCGACCACGAACCTCGGCGTCTACGGCCTGTCGAACGCCACCACCTTCCCCGAGTGCGTGGGCAACCTCCACCGCGTGCCGGACTTCCTGAGCCTCTACCCGCAGGCGCAGCAGGTCGCGCCGTTCGCCGGGATGGACCGGCCGCTCTGCGACCGCAAGCAGGTGGTCCTCAACGACCAGATGCAGGCGAGCGCGTACTTCTTCGTCTTCACCGAGGTGCCCGCCGCCTCGAACAACACCGGCATCATCCTCGACGACGCGTCCTCCGAGTTCAACGCGGTGTCGCCGGACTTCGGCGAGAAGGCCTCCGTGCCCTTCGTGCCGGTGTCGATCAAGGACTTCACCGGCCTCGAGATCAGCCGCACCTACAGCGACCAGTGGGGCGCGTACAACATGATGACGCCCTCGAGCTGGCTGGTGAACCCGCCCACGCCGTCCGGCTACGGGCCGAACATGCTGGTCACCTGCATCAACGACCCGGGGCCCATCGCCGATCCCGCCACCGGCCAGCTCGTGACCGACCCGCACTACAACCCGGCCTACAGCAACTTCTGCTACACGAACCCGTACATGCCGGGGCAGACCACCTACCTCGACACCCCGGTGCTGCCCATCGCCGCCTTCGCCGCCGGCTACAACCCGGCCGACTGCGCCCTGCCCGACGGCGCGCCCGCCATCCAGCGCGTGGACAGCAGCGCCGGCTTCGGGCCCTGGCTGCCCACCGCAGGCGGCACCCTGACCATCACCGCCCAGGGCGACCAGCAGGTGCCGAACCCGGCCTACGCCGGCCCGTTCGCCGCGGGCGGGCTCGCCAGCCAGACCACGATCGCGCGCCACTACGGCTTCGGCGACGCGCGCGGCACGCTCAAGATCGGCGACGTCGACCTCACCAGCCGGGTGACGGGCTGGACCGACGCGGCCATCACCGTGGCCGTGCCGGCCCACACGCCGAGCGGCGAGCTCGCCATCACCACCGCCGCCGGGAAGGCCTCCGTGGACACGGTCACCGTCACCCTCGAGGACCGCGCGCCGACGCGCGTGTCGAGCGGCATGGCCATCCAGGACGCCATCGACCTCGCCAACCCGGGCGAGCTGATCCTGGTCGACGCCGGCACCTACAGCGAGCTGCTCATCATGTGGAAGCCGGTGCGCCTGCAGGGCGTCGGCGCCGGCGCGGTGATCGTCAACGCCGCCAAGTACCCGACGAGCAAGCTCGCGGCCTGGCGGCCGCGCATCAACGCCCTCTTCGCCATCGACCCCGTCACCGGCAACCAGCTCGGCCCGTCGCAGGTCGATCCGCTCCCGAGCCAGGAGATCACGGGCGGCGTGGTCCTGCTCGAGCCCTCCGTGCTCGGCTCCGAGGAGGGCGCCGGCATCACCGTGCTCGCTAAGAACCTCCCCGCCTCGGCCTGCGGCGTCACCGGCTCGCCCGGCTGGGACAGCAACTTCCGCTGCGCCCCCTCGCGCATCGACGGGATCGCCGTCACGGGCGGCGACGCCGGCGGCGGCATCTACGTGAACGGCTGGGCGCACGACCTCGAGATCTCGAACAACCGCGTCTACGGCAACGCCGGCGCCTACCACGGCGGCATCCGGGTGGGCGTGCCCTACCTCGAGCTGGAGAGCCTGCCGACCGGGCCCAGGGGGGAGGTCCTCCTCGACGGGCAGCGGATCGCCGGGTTCGGGTACGACGAGCACGTGCGGATCCACCACAACGCGATCACCAAGAACGGCACCGTCGAGGCGCCGGCCGGCAGCGGCGGCGCGGGCGGCGGGGTGTCGATCTGCACCGGCACCGACCACTACAGCGTCGACCACAACTTCGTCTGCGGCAACTACGGCGGCTCGGACGGCGGCGGCATCGGCCACCTCGGCTTCAGCCAGGGCGGCCTCATCGCCTACAACCAGATCCTCTTCAACCAGAGCTTCCAGCAGACGAGCTCCACCCACGGCGGCGGCATCGCGGTGGCAGGCGAGCCCCCGGTGGCGGGCGCGGTGTCGCTTGGCACGGGGGACCTCACCATCGACGCCAACCTCATCCGCGGCAACTTCGCCGAGGGTGGCCAGGGCGGCGGCATCCGGCTGCAGCAGGTGAACGGCGCGGACGTGAGCGCCTTCGGGCAGCCGGCGCGCTGGCACAAGGTGACGCTCTCCAACAACATGATCGTCGACAACGTCGCCGGCTGGGCGGGCGGCGGCGTCTCGCTGGCCGACGCGGTGAACGTCTCCATCGTCAACAACACGGTCGCGTCGAACGACAGCGCCGGCATCGCGGGCGTGGTGCTGGCCGGCGGGGTGGCCCTCCCCGGCGCGACCCCGGGCACGGCCGGCGCGGGCCGGCCCAGCCCCTCGGGCATCGTCTCGGAGCGCACCAGCGCGGCGCTGCTGTCGCAGTTCAGGAACGCCGGCCAGCGGACCGCCAACGCCATCTCGCGGCCGGAGCTCGTGAACGACATCGTCTGGCGGAACCGCTCGTTCTACTACTCCGGGGACGGCCGGCTCTGCGTGGGCAACAGCCTGGCCGCCACCGCGGGCGCGTGCACGACGCTGCCGGATCAGGCCACGAGCGGGCAGTGCCCGGCGGGCGCCGCGTACTGGGACCTCGGGGTCCTCGGCGACGCGAGCGCGGTCCCCGGCGCGGTCCACCTCGACCCGTCCTACTCCATCCTGACCAGCCTGGCCGGCTACGGCGGGGTGGGCAACAAGGCCTCCGACCCGCAGCTCGTGCAGCCGTACTGCAACGGCTCGCGCGCGGTCCCGGAGCTGGCGAGCGTCATCAACCCGCCCAGCCCGAAGAACCTCCAGGTGGCGGCCACCGTGGACGAGGGCAACAACTACGTCAACCTGCGGTACGGACCGCTGTACCTCGCGAACCCGGTCACCGGGGCAGCCGTCGGCGACGATCACCTCGGGGGCGCGGTGGTCTCCGCGGGCGTGGTCACCGGCTCGACCTCTCCCGCCTTCAACGCCGGCACCGCGACCGACGCGCCGGACCACGACTTCGACGGCCAGCCGCGCCCGCTCGCCGGCGCGTACGACATCGGCGCCGACGAGTTCCTCGTGCCGTCGCCCATCCTGGCGGTGAGCCCGAGCCCGCTCTCCTTCTCGGCGGTGTCGGTCAACACCACCCGCACCCTCTCGGTGACGGTCTCGAACGCGGCGGCGGCGACCGCCAACCTCGTCCTGGGGGCGCCCACGCTGACCGCCGGGACCTCCGGCAGCAGCCAGCCGGCCCGCTACAGCCTCGGCACCACCTGCCCCTCCGGCGGCGCGGGCCTCGCGCCCGGCGCCTCGTGCGCCATCGCGGTGACCTTCGCGCCCACCGCGGTCACCCTGCCCTCGACCCAGACCGCCACGCTCCGCGTGGTCGCGACCAACGCCCCCTCCACCACCGTGGCGCTCTCCGGCACGGGCGTCGTCCCCGTGTACCGCATCACGCCGGGGCCGCTCACCGGCCACGGCTTCGGCAACCAGGCGGTGGGGACCGCGAGCGCGCCCTTCCAGCTCACGGTCACGAACGGCGGCTCATTCCCGCTGGCGGGGGGCGAGCTGTGGCTGACCGGCGACCCGCTCCTGACCGGCACCTACGCCGGCCAGTTCCGGGGCGCCTTCCGGGCGGGCGACACCTGCACCGCCACCACCCACCTCGCCGCCGGCGCCTCGTGCACCTTCAGCGTGGCCTTCGCGCCCACCTCCGCGGGGGCGAAGGGGACGAGCGCGCTCAACGCCGGCGCGCGGGTGGACGTGGCGCACGCGCCCGGCGCCGTGAACGGCGGCGGCGCAGGCTCGCCGGTGTGGGGCACCGGCGTCGCCACCACCGCCCTCGCCGCCCCCGCGCGCTGA